The Anomaloglossus baeobatrachus isolate aAnoBae1 chromosome 5, aAnoBae1.hap1, whole genome shotgun sequence genome includes the window CtccagatataccatcatctcttcacagcaaagatctatcacctGAACATGTTACACACGTCCAATCTTCTAATTCATCACAGACTAATTTGAAAATGAAGCATCACAAAAGGAGTGTTCAAAACCAAAATGATGTAGCTGAAAATAAGCCACTTTCATGTTCAGAATATGGAAAAAGCTTTTTATCAAAGTATGAAAAAATTGACACAAGTGATAAAAAATGTTCATGTTCAAAGTGTGGGAAAAAGTTTACTCAGAAATCAAAACTTATAGAACATGAGAAAATgcatacaggggaaaagccatattcatgtccagaatgtgggaaacattttaaacACAAATCAGGTTGGTATATccataagagaattcacacaggggagaaaccatattcatgttctgaatgtggaaaatgttttcaaCGCAGATCAGCTTGTTTGACCCatatgagaattcacacaggggagaagccatattcatgttctgaatgtggaaaatgttatagaATGAAACAACATCTTGatagacatcagagaagtcacacaggggagaagccatattcatgttcagaatgtgggaaatgttttgccgtAAAAGAAAGTCTTGTGAATCATCATAGAACACACACAGGTGAGGCGCCTTATTTATGtaccgaatgtgggaaatgttttagacaTAAATCAAGTTTTTTTAATCATAAGTTAACTCACAAAGGGGCGAAGCCacatgcatgttcagaatgtgggaaaagttttaccGTAAAAGAAAGACTTGTGAATCATCATAGAACACACACAGGGGAGGAGCCTTATTTATGtaccgaatgtgggaaatgttttagacaTAAATCAAGTTTTTTTAATCATAAGATAactcacaaaggggagaagccacatgcatgttcagaatgtgggaaatgttttgcaaagaaATCAACTCTTGTTGGACATCAAATAACTCACACAAGGAAGAAGCCacatgcatgttcagaatgtgagaaatgttttgaaaACAATtctgaccttgttagacatcaaataACTCACACAGGGGTGAAATTATATTCatgcttagaatgtgggaaatgttttagaagcAAATCACATTTTGTTGAACATaaaataattcacacaggggagaagccacatgcatgttcagaatgtgggaaatgttttgcaaagaaatcaaatcttgttgcacataaaataattcacactggggagaggccacatgcatgtacagaatgtgggaaatgttttgctaagaaatcaaatcttgttgcacataaaagaattcacacaagGAAGAAGCCacatgcatgttcagaatgtgagaaatgttttgcaaaCAGTTCTGACCTCTTTACGCATCAAATAACTCATACAGGGGTGAAAATATGTTGATgccgaatgtgggaaatatttaaaaaaaaaatcacatcttgttcaacataaaataattcacacaggggagaagccacatgcatgttcagaatgtgagaaatgttttgcaaagaaatcatatcttgttagacatcaaataACTCGTACAGGGGTGAAatcatattcatgtttagaatgtgggaaatgttttacaaatatATCAGATCTTGTTACACATAATAAAACTCACACAGGGAACAAGCCTTTATCATACTAGAAGGTCAGAAACGTACTTGGACAACATATTTTCTTGCTCAAAAAAACACATGGAAAGGTGCAAATTGTACAAGAAGACATGTAACCGAGACTTTCAACCTAaagtgaaataaatgaaaaaagaaAGGGAAAGCAATTtggagcttaaccccttcaccccctggcgatttttccattttagttttttcctccaagagccataacgtattTTACttatccatcaatatagccatatgaaggcttgatttttgcaagacgagttgtacttttgaatggcaccattcattctgtcccatattgtactgaaaaacgggAAAAGATTCtaggtgcggtgaaattgcaaaaaaagtgcaattccccaattttgtttttttttgttttatttactatgttcactatatggtgaaactgaccTGGTATTCTGATTCCACAGGTcaatacaagttcatagataccaaacatatatacaaACAGTATAGCTTTACTTTTTTCTAagtgttaaaaaaaatctgaaaaaaatgtaaggagtttgtataaaaaaataaatccGCTTCCGTTGCCATTGTCCAAgactcatagcgttctcatttttcacgaTTTGGAGCTCAGTGTCGGCTTATTTTTTGAGTTggagtttttaattatactatttttgtgtagatatgatgttttgatcgcctgttagagctttttaatacaatgttgcagtgaccaaaacaACCAAATTTTGGCGTTTGTCAATTTTATCTCTGCGCTctttactgattagattaattttatattttaatagatcgggcatttgaaTGCACTAATACCAAATAtgggtgttttttttcctttattctcaatggggcaaaaggtgggtgattttaaatttcaggggtttttttaaactttttgttttatatattttttttatcaattttatTTGTCCCCTTAGGGAACTTTTTGACTGCACTGTCTGGTAGCTTCTcttgatcagagcaatgcttcagcatcgCTATGATCAGGaaaaatgctgtgttcctgtgagtgtcggcgctctgccggcattcacagaaaATGAGCTGTAATAGTTATCATCTGACCCCGTGCTGTCATGGCAAACCATTGGTGCCCAGTGATCGCGTCACAGGGCATCATTGGTCAGATAAGTTGATAAACCAATCCTGATGAACCCGTTTTAGGGGGAAACACGTTGAGTGAAATTACTTATGAGTATAATATCTATGAGGACGTACACGTCATAGGAGCACTAAAAGGGTTTATGATATAACCACAAGTTTTAGCTCTTATTGCTTTGGTACATTAGATGtctctctatatataaatatataattaattttCACGATTTCTGGTTTATTCTAGCTTTACTCCAAAGTAGGGATGGAGAGGACCTGCTAGGGCGAGCCGTCTTGGAGCGGGGGCGCCACATGGGTGTGAACCTTCACAGTAGGTAGAGAAAGATTAGGATGAGTACAGTGTTTAACAGgatcacctacagttaggtccatatatacagttaggtccagaaatatttggacagtgacacaattttcgcgagttgggctctgcatgccaccacattggatttgaaatgaaacctctacaacagaattcaagtgcagattgtaacgtttaatttgaaggtttgaacaaaaatatctgatagaaattgtaggaattgtacacatttctttacaaacactccacattttaggaggtcaaaagtaattggacaaataaaccaaacccaaacaaaatatttatattttcaatattttgttgcgaatcctttggaggcaatcactgccttaagtctggaacccatggacatcaccaaacgctgggtttcctccttcttaatgcttttccaggcctttacagccgcagccttcaggtcttgcttgtttgtgggtctttccgtcttaagtctggatttgagcaagtgaaatgcatgctcaattgggttaagatctggtgattgacttggccattgcagaatgttccacttttttgcactcatgaactcctgggtagctttggctgtatgcttggggtcattgtccatctgtactatgaagcgccgtccgatcaactttgcggcatttggctgaatctgggctgaaagtatatcccggtacacttcagaattcatccggctactcttgtctgctgttatgtcatcaataaacacaagtgacccagtgccattgaaagccatgcatgcccatgccatcacgttgcctccaccatgttttacagaggatgtggtgtgccttggatcatgtgccgttccctttcttctccaaacttttttcttcccatcattctggtacaggttgatctttgtctcatctgtccatagaatacttttccagaactgagctggcttcatgaggtgtttttcagcaaatttaactctggcctgtctatttttggaattgatgaatggtttgcatctagatgtgaaccctttgtatttactttcatggagtcttctctttactgttgacttagagacagatacacctacttcactgagagtgttctggacttcagttgatgttgtgaacgggttcttcttcatcaaagaaagtatgcggcgatcatccaccactgttgtcatccgtggacgcccaggcctttttgagttcccaagctcaccagtcaattccttttttctcagaatgtacccgactgttgattttgctactccaagcatgtctgctatctctctgatggattttttcttttttttcagcctcaggatgttctgcttcacctcaattgagagttccttagaccgcatgttgtctggtcacagcaacagcttccaaatgcaaaaccacacacctgtaatcaaccccagaccttttaactacttcattgattacaggttaacgagggagacgccttcagagttaattgcagcccttagagtcccttgtccaattacttttggtcccttgaaaaagaggaggctatgcattacagagctatgattcctaaaccctttctccgatttggatgtgaaaactctcatattgcagctgggagtgtgcactttcagcccatattatatatataattgtatttctgaacatgtttttgtaaacagctaaaataacaaaacttgtgtcactgtccaaatatttctggccctgactgtatttggaCATAtacaacatttttcacattttttttctgtacattaccacaatagattctgaacaaaacaattcagattcagttgaagttcagactttcagctttattTTAGTGGG containing:
- the LOC142312367 gene encoding uncharacterized protein LOC142312367, with amino-acid sequence MEEWKYLEGHKDLYKDVMMEVPQALTSPGLSSKRTTPERCPSPLLPQDCKQEDPDVPQDHQGKDLAHINATETYVRGDERCKEEIPTYGYPDDGDRRSQGHLISSIFKSNDLDITQATIEVYSFTPDIPSSLHSKDLSPEHVTHVQSSNSSQTNLKMKHHKRSVQNQNDVAENKPLSCSEYGKSFLSKYEKIDTSDKKCSCSKCGKKFTQKSKLIEHEKMHTGEKPYSCPECGKHFKHKSGWYIHKRIHTGEKPYSCSECGKCFQRRSACLTHMRIHTGEKPYSCSECGKCYRMKQHLDRHQRSHTGEKPYSCSECGKCFAVKESLVNHHRTHTGEAPYLCTECGKCFRHKSSFFNHKLTHKGAKPHACSECGKSFTVKERLVNHHRTHTGEEPYLCTECGKCFRHKSSFFNHKITHKGEKPHACSECGKCFAKKSTLVGHQITHTRKKPHACSECEKCFENNSDLVRHQITHTGVKLYSCLECGKCFRSKSHFVEHKIIHTGEKPHACSECGKCFAKKSNLVAHKIIHTGERPHACTECGKCFAKKSNLVAHKRIHTRKKPHACSECEKCFANSSDLFTHQITHTGVKIC